Proteins found in one Mytilus edulis chromosome 2, xbMytEdul2.2, whole genome shotgun sequence genomic segment:
- the LOC139512821 gene encoding ELL-associated factor 1-like, which produces MGDKSLQVDNEVHELKLGSTFAPKSKVAFHSIRYDFKPASVDTTQDSTVEVGEGHQITVSVPHVEGAGTDHTVYKGHKRPCLKECVLIIDHQTGTFTLEKLTNNIQLKKTRIEGSSKAALGGRPLTPVEVNRQKNSPVKPKNPPQVSPPSHTNSPSVTPVNLPQDETSKDACPFGLGEISDDSSSYASSSDSDSETEDKPKNPSQEKVAQTGGLFNMPSLSSAVKPKPPQFASSLSEDLRLSESSSSDSDDD; this is translated from the exons ATGGGCGATAAAAGTCTCCAAGTCGATAATGAAGTGCACGAACTGAAATTAGGTTCTACCTTTGCTCCTAAATCAAAAGTAGCTTTTCATTCAATCCGAT aTGATTTCAAACCAGCATCAGTTGATACAACTCAAGATTCCACAGTAGAAGTAGGTGAAGGTCATCAAATAACTGTATCAGTTCCCCATGTCGAG GGTGCTGGGACAGATCATACAGTTTATAAGGGTCACAAGCGACCATGTCTGAAGGAATGTGTGTTAATTATAGATCATCAGACAGGAACTTTTACCTTAGagaaacttacaaataacatacaGTTGAAAAAAACAAG AATTGAAGGAAGCAGTAAAGCAGCACTTGGTGGAAGACCTCTGACCCCAGTTGAAGTTAACAGACAGAAAAATTCTCCAGTGAAGCCTAAAAACCCTCCACAAGTCAGTCCACCATCACACACTAACTCTCCCTCTGTAACACCTGTCAATCTGCCACAAGATGAAACTAGTAAAG ATGCCTGTCCTTTTGGTCTTGGTGAAATAAGTGATGATAGCAGTAGTTATGCTTCCAGTAGTGATAGTGATTCTGAAACAGAAGATAAACCAA aaaaTCCTAGTCAAGAAAAAGTTGCTCAAACAGGTGGTCTGTTTAATATGCCGTCACTCTCATCAGCGGTTAAGCCCAAACCACCACAGTTTGCCTCTTCTCTGA GTGAAGATCTGAGACTAAGTGAATCAAGTAGTAGTGACAGTGATgatgattaa